Proteins found in one Tamandua tetradactyla isolate mTamTet1 chromosome 3, mTamTet1.pri, whole genome shotgun sequence genomic segment:
- the LOC143677327 gene encoding uncharacterized protein LOC143677327, giving the protein MSQQSARKRPFSETLDTVTEEESAKQPTTQKSRSPDSRPSKIPRVSERSSSSTSTEKTSNSSDYQSGAPSGHQWVRCAYFTRVHTVKGVAVEWQTKSTFSPVGNAHPQVFEAELSEESTTGSLPSLTNTESMLSSPEPFQEQPEIPIPEPVVHLEEEEESARAATPEWLVTTELGFRCVACCRVFPTREAFLVHAEHGVKEGFSCRVFYEEMLERQRPHSERRPRRQCLQMAHHCMKANVKRKIKGKEEICRRLQEKLEEQKQKLLQLQQELVGLQSQEAQQKKRRAAHPQGQRGKRLKTHHKTH; this is encoded by the exons ATGTCACAGCAGTCTGCAAGGAAGAGACCTTTCTCTGAAACCTTAG ATACTGTGACCGAAGAGGAGAGTGCCAAGCAGCCTACGACACAAAAATCAAGAAGTCCAGACTCCAGGCCCAGTAAGATTCCAAGGGTGTCAGAGAGGTCTTCTTCCTCAACTTCAACTGAGAAGACCTCAAATTCATCAGACTACCAGTCTGGGGCTCCTTCTGGGCACCAATGGGTCAGGTGTGCCTATTTTACCAGAGTGCACACAGTAAAGGGTGTAGCTGTTGAGTGGCAAACCAAAAGCACATTTTCACCCGTGGGAAACGCACATCCCCAGGTCTTTGAGGCTGAGCTCTCTGAAGAGAGCACCACTGGCTCTCTCCCGAGTCTAACCAACACCGAGTCCATGCTTAGCTCCCCGGAGCCCTTCCAGGAGCAACCTGAAATACCCATCCCTGAACCTGTTGTCCatctggaggaggaggaggagagtgCCCGGGCTGCAACCCCAGAATGGCTAGTCACCACAGAGCTCGGCTTCCGCTGTGTAGCCTGTTGCAGGGTGTTCCCGACCAGGGAGGCATTCCTGGTGCATGCAGAGCACGGCGTCAAAGAGGGATTTAGCTGCCGTGTCTTCTATGAAGAGATGCTGGAGAGGCAGCGGCCCCACTCAGAAAGGCGCCCTCGTCGACAGTGTCTCCAGATGGCCCACCATTGCATGAAGGCGaatgtaaaaaggaaaataaaaggaaaggaagaaatctgTCGCCGCTTACAGGAGAAGCTGGAAGAACAGAAACAAAAGCTGTTGCAACTGCAGCAGGAGTTGGTGGGGCTGCAGAGCCAAGAGGCCcagcagaagaaaaggagagcagCACACCCTCAAGGGCAGAGGGGGAAGCGCTTAAAGACACACCATAAAACACACTGA